In one window of Candidatus Neomarinimicrobiota bacterium DNA:
- the pgsC gene encoding poly-gamma-glutamate biosynthesis protein PgsC translates to MIEIAIGLGIILSLWLTEWLGVTAGGIIVPGYIAMYLHDPLRVIATFSISILVFLIVQGLSQFLLIYGKRRLVLSLLLGFFFGYISRNYLAIEFQALGWDFYTIGYIIPGLIASWMDRQGIVRTLSVILITASIVQLAVMLISGGVIHV, encoded by the coding sequence ATGATTGAAATTGCCATAGGGCTGGGCATCATACTGAGTCTCTGGCTGACAGAATGGCTGGGGGTAACCGCTGGTGGTATCATCGTACCTGGCTATATCGCCATGTATCTGCATGATCCATTGCGGGTGATTGCAACATTTTCCATCTCAATTCTGGTTTTTCTCATTGTCCAGGGCTTGTCGCAGTTCCTGCTGATCTATGGCAAACGCCGCCTCGTGCTTTCACTTCTTCTGGGATTCTTCTTTGGATATATCTCCAGAAATTATCTGGCTATAGAGTTCCAGGCCCTGGGTTGGGATTTTTATACCATTGGTTACATCATTCCGGGACTGATCGCCTCCTGGATGGATCGTCAGGGAATTGTGAGAACTTTAAGTGTTATTCTCATCACCGCCAGTATCGTACAGTTGGCCGTCATGCTTATCAGCGGTGGGGTGATTCATGTTTAG
- the pgsB gene encoding poly-gamma-glutamate synthase PgsB has protein sequence MDVVVFSLLIMILTVLAALTGEWWVHLRALKRIPIRIHVNGTRGKSSVTRLISAGLREAGFSVLGKTTGSDPRILDLEGKDRKIHRLQKPSIGEQVRFLRYFSQFRPQAIVLECMAVQPQYQWITEQRMVKSTHSVITNARLDHLEEMGHRLRDIAMSLSNTIPFKGTLFTAEQDKLDIFKEVAAKRGTELNAVTGHGVSHEDMLGFNHIEHPENVALSIAVCESLGIPREQALEGMRKAQPDPGALRIWELEMDGRHFSLVNAFAANDPQSTKTIWNMIKEHPSLDHEHTCAFLNTRSDRVSRTSQLLELIMKDIKPDSLFVRGDKMERFEKPYFSKVKGRVEQFSENGSAAAFAEKLLSQKGNTLIFGIGNIVGSGFQILDELKKYRIHK, from the coding sequence ATGGATGTTGTTGTATTTTCTTTACTTATCATGATTTTAACAGTGCTTGCTGCTCTTACTGGAGAGTGGTGGGTTCATCTCCGCGCCCTGAAACGCATCCCCATACGTATTCATGTCAATGGAACTCGGGGTAAATCCAGCGTTACCCGACTCATCAGTGCAGGTCTCCGAGAAGCTGGTTTTTCCGTTCTGGGGAAGACCACTGGTTCCGATCCCCGCATCCTGGATTTAGAAGGCAAAGATCGTAAAATTCATCGCCTGCAGAAACCCAGTATTGGGGAACAGGTTCGGTTTTTAAGATATTTTTCACAGTTTAGACCCCAGGCTATTGTTCTGGAGTGCATGGCTGTTCAACCTCAATACCAGTGGATCACTGAGCAGCGTATGGTGAAATCAACCCACAGTGTCATCACCAATGCCCGTCTGGACCATTTAGAGGAAATGGGACATCGTCTCCGCGACATCGCCATGTCTTTATCCAATACCATCCCCTTCAAGGGTACACTCTTTACCGCCGAACAGGATAAGCTTGATATATTCAAGGAAGTCGCAGCCAAACGAGGTACTGAGTTAAATGCCGTCACTGGTCATGGGGTTAGTCATGAAGATATGCTGGGATTTAACCATATCGAGCACCCTGAAAATGTGGCTCTCTCTATAGCCGTCTGTGAATCACTGGGTATTCCCAGAGAACAGGCGCTGGAAGGAATGCGTAAAGCTCAACCTGATCCTGGTGCCCTGCGAATCTGGGAACTGGAAATGGATGGTCGCCATTTCTCACTGGTGAATGCCTTTGCTGCCAACGATCCACAGTCGACCAAAACGATCTGGAACATGATCAAGGAACATCCAAGTCTTGATCACGAACATACCTGTGCCTTTTTGAATACCCGCTCGGATCGAGTGAGTCGGACGTCACAATTACTGGAACTGATTATGAAGGATATCAAACCAGATTCTCTTTTTGTCCGTGGTGACAAGATGGAAAGATTTGAGAAACCTTACTTTTCAAAGGTAAAGGGCCGCGTGGAACAGTTCTCAGAGAATGGGAGTGCCGCTGCTTTCGCTGAAAAATTACTCTCTCAAAAAGGCAATACTCTGATTTTTGGAATTGGAAATATTGTTGGCAGTGGTTTTCAAATACTGGATGAATTAAAGAAATATCGGATTCATAAATGA